A portion of the Bactrocera neohumeralis isolate Rockhampton chromosome 2, APGP_CSIRO_Bneo_wtdbg2-racon-allhic-juicebox.fasta_v2, whole genome shotgun sequence genome contains these proteins:
- the LOC126751486 gene encoding uncharacterized protein LOC126751486, which produces MKEKATIVKVYPRKRNAAMPTLLKFQNGQLGAVSKDATQFTRLQQKRGKETNANIAMVTANDQIYHGIMDVGEAAALTDTYICVRNKITNKLRIIPIEQATLSNHIFNTLEQKPLPTLTAEHTRAVLMKQFGGRKAARFAANQENNKVNVEVLKNDLDNTVREAEFSKEGEEQPDTQHNFDILRPKFNKDAKKVEEMYDVHDIVPADLLDRLDEESKVVYSTPVAKLPIQSEYLCKCIKSIQDNSPTPEGFLHLKLIIYMDCLLNLIKSRARSIKTIELSGITEKAENDVRSRFSDPHSKPFSRTSHTSEKALCYFIVLALIISENFTVDLNVLAQELCVSKVKLVKFAHIANAVRPSKTDLLTLRLPSKMTALPMGFSRKSKN; this is translated from the exons atgaaggaaaaagcAACTATCGTGAAGGTGTATCCTCGTAAACGCAACGCCGCAATGCCTACGCTGT tgAAATTCCAAAATGGTCAACTAGGAGCCGTAAGTAAGGATGCTACACAATTTACTCGTCTGCAGCAAAAGCGTGGTAAAGAGACAAATGCCAATATTGCAATGGTGACTGCCAATGACCAAATTTATCATGGTATCATGGATGTTGGTGAGGCTGCAGCGCTTACGGACACTTATATCTGTGTCcgcaataaaataacaaataag CTTCGTATTATTCCCATTGAACAAGCTACACTCAGCAATCATATTTTCAATACTCTTGAGCAAAAACCTTTACCAACTTTGACAGCCGAACACACCAGAGCTGTGCTAATGAAACAATTTGGTGGGCGAAAAGCTGCACGTTTTGCAGCtaatcaagaaaataataaggTGAATGTCGAAGTATTAAAGAATGATTTGGACAACACTGTGCGTGAAGCGGAGTTCAGCAAAGAAGGCGAGGAACAACCCGACACGCAACATAACTTTGATATTTTGCGGCCTAAATTCAATAAAGACGCTAAAAAGGTGGAAGAAATGTATGATGTACATGATATTGTGCCTGCAGATCTGCTCGACCGTTTAGATGAGGAATCGAAAGTGGTCTACTCAACACCAGTTGCTAAGCTACC AATACAGTCGGAATACTTATGCAAATGTATAAAAAGTATACAGGATAATTCGCCAACACCAGaaggatttttgcatttgaaattaattatctACATGGACTGTTTACTAAATTTGATCAAAAGTCGTGCACGTTCAATCAAAACAATTGAACTTTCCGGCATTACGGAAAAAGCGGAAAACGATGTTCGTTCACGTTTCTCTGATCCTCATTCAAAACCTTT TTCTCGAACTTCGCACACATCGGAAAAGGCCTTGTGCTATTTTATAGTTCTTGCATTGATAATCAGCGAAAATTTTACCGTGGATTTGAATGTGTTGGCTCAGGAGTTGTGTGTTTCAAAAGTTAAATTGGTGAAGTTTGCCCATATTGCGAATGCAGTCCGACCTTCGAAGACCGATTTGCTGACTTTACGTTTGCCAAGCAAAATGACTGCTTTGCCAATGGGATTTAGTAGGAAGTCAAAAAATTAA
- the LOC126751503 gene encoding dynein light chain Tctex-type → MDEARDESQFIVDDVSKIIKDAIENTIGGNAYQHDKVNNWTGQVVENCLSVLTKEQKPYKYIVTSMIMQKNGAGLHTASSCYWNNDTDGSCTVRWENKTMYCIVSVFGLAV, encoded by the coding sequence ATGGATGAAGCGCGTGATGAAAGCCAGTTTATTGTGGACGACGTAAGCAAAATAATTAAGGATGCTATTGAGAACACGATCGGCGGCAACGCCTACCAACATGACAAAGTAAACAACTGGACGGGACAAGTTGTGGAGAACTGTCTTAGCGTGCTCACCAAGGAGCAGAAACCATACAAATACATTGTCACATCGATGATAATGCAAAAGAATGGCGCCGGTCTGCATACAGCCAGTTCATGCTATTGGAATAATGACACCGATGGCAGCTGCACTGTGCGTTGGgaaaataaaactatgtatTGTATTGTATCGGTGTTTGGCCTGGCTGTTTAA
- the LOC126751481 gene encoding 2-(3-amino-3-carboxypropyl)histidine synthase subunit 2 codes for MSTSAFYNSAEDVIVREVDLEKDEVTPPLEQVWNGTLLKICWGWIRQNGYKRVCLQFPDHYLPHSDEISDSLKALFTPNSGSTDIKLFILADTSYGSCCVDEIAAGHVEADSLIHFGNACRSRVSRLPVLYMYPQYPFDLKDFTLKLSSIDETVNGKVLFIYLDIGYHHLLDKRVNEADEDSLSYKLKEILPCKELFIEAYPPAEDAVEQKHPSDPICLFVGSENARFSNLSITTQASQWFIYEPNKNGLFEKNPLTAQYIRRRYHYIEKCKDAQTLGLIVATLTAEGYLKIVSRLQEMAKSRGIKTQIISVGRINPAKLANFLEIDCFVLIGCPFNNLYNSKEYYKPIVSVFEAEMALNPAWHMKYPEAYVTDFKKLLPEGEKFLAFDPAVQQEQDVSLISGRVRGITEDTVEEGAAALSEQQQSLTGIGKMEVMTTNTGLTFEDRTWKGLDPALGNTEPAKIEKGLSGIPTNYTHD; via the exons atgAGCACATCAGCCTTTTATAACTCTGCGGAGGATGTAATTGTAAGGGAAGTTGACTTGGAGAAAGACGAAGTCACACCTCCGCTTGAGCAGGTTTGGAATGGCACCCTACTAAAAATTTGTTGGGGATGGATTCGACAAAATGGATACAAACGG GTCTGTCTTCAATTCCCTGACCATTACCTGCCGCATAGCGACGAGATAAGTGATAGCCTTAAGGCTTTGTTCACTCCCAACAGTGGGTCGACagatataaaactttttatcttGGCCGATACCTCTTATGGCAGCTGTTGCGTAGATGAG ATCGCTGCGGGGCATGTTGAGGCAGATAGCCTGATTCATTTTGGCAACGCTTGTCGTAGTAGAGTGTCTCGTCTTCCGGTGCTGTATATGTATCCACAATATCCTTTTGATTTAAAAGATTTTACGCTAAAGTTGTCTTCAATAGATGAGACTGTCAATGGAAAAGTCTTATTTATATACCTTGATATAGGTTATCATCATTTGCTAGACAAACGTGTTAACGAAGCGGATGAAGACTCGTTAAGCT ATAAATTAAAGGAAATACTGCCATGTAAGGAATTATTCATTGAGGCATACCCCCCTGCAGAGGACGCAGTAGAGCAAAAGCATCCAAGTGATCCCATCTGCCTTTTCGTCGGTTCCGAAAACGCAAGATTTTCTAACTTATCCATCACAACCCAAG CTTCACAATGGTTTATCTACGAACCAAATAAAAATGGTTTGTTCGAAAAAAATCCGTTAACTGCCCAATACATCCGCCGACGATACCACTATATAGAGAAATGTAAAGATGCTCAAACTCTAGGACTAATTGTGGCCACCCTTACAGCCGAaggttatttaaaaattgtttctagACTACAGGAAATGGCTAAATCTCGCGGAATAAAGACTCAGATTATTTCAGTGGGTCGGATTAACCCCGCTAAATTAGCTAACTTTTTAGAGATAGATTGTTTCGTGCTAATTGGATGTCCCTTCAATAACTTGTATAATTCCAAAGAGTACTACAAACCCATTGTTTCAGTATTCGAAGCTGAAATGGCACTCAATCCAGCATGGCATATGAAATATCCCGAGGCATACGTAACCGATTTTAAAAAGTTGCTACCGGAAGGAGAAAAGTTTTTGGCCTTTGATCCTGCAGTCCAGCAGGAACAAGACGTCAGCCTAATTAGTGGTCGTGTTCGAGGCATTACCGAAGATACTGTAGAGGAGGGAGCAGCTGCGCTAAGTGAGCAGCAGCAGTCGCTTACTGGGATAGGAAAAATGGAAGTGATGACCACCAATACTGGTCTCACCTTTGAAGACCGTACTTGGAAAGGTCTTGATCCAGCATTAGGAAACACAGAGCCAGCCAAGATAGAAAAAGGTCTTAGTGGTATTCCGACCAATTATACGCATGACTag
- the LOC126751482 gene encoding mitochondrial-processing peptidase subunit beta — protein sequence MALRVLSVSQNLRQLSKGAELLKRYKATASLKKTLVNIPATQVTRLDNGLRVASEDSGAATATVGLWIDAGSRSETEKNNGVAHFLEHMAFKGTAKRSQTDLELEVENLGAHLNAYTSREQTVFYAKCLSKDVPKAVEILADIIQNSKLGEAEIERERSVILREMQEVESNLQEVVFDHLHATAYQGTPLGQTILGPTKNIKCIGKQDLCDYISTHYKASRIVLAGAGGVKHDDLVKLAQENLRGLENTYDGKPPVVTPCRFTGSEVRVRDDSLPLAHVAIAVEGCGWTDQDNIPLMVANTLIGAWDRSQGGGVNNASNLARASAEDNLCHSFQSFNTCYKDTGLWGIYFVCDPLQCEDMLFNVQTEWMRLCTMVTEAEVERAKNLLKTNMLLQLDGTTPICEDIGRQMLCYNRRIPLHELEQRIDAVNVSNVRDVAMKYIYDRCPAVAAVGPVENLPEYNRIRSSMYWLRV from the exons ATGGCGTTGCGAGTGCTCtctgtttcacaaaatttacgCCAGCTCTCTAAAGGAGCTGAGCTTTTAAAA CGCTACAAGGCAACAGCAAGCCTAAAGAAAACCCTCGTGAATATTCCAGCCACCCAGGTGACACGTTTGGATAACGGTCTACGTGTTGCTAGCGAAGATTCCGGAGCGGCGACTGCTACTGTTGGTCTGTGGATTGATGCAGGTTCTCGTTCTGAAACAGAAAAGAATAATGGAGTTGCCCACTTCTTGGAACATATGgcttttaaa ggTACTGCTAAACGTTCACAAACCGATTTGGAATTGGAAGTTGAGAATTTAGGAGCTCATTTGAATGCCTATACATCACGCGAGCAAACTGTGTTTTACGCGAAGTGTTTGTCGAAGGATGTGCCAAAAGCAGTCGAAATTTTGGCTGACATCattcaaaactcaaaattagGCGAAGCCGAAATCGAACGCGAACGATCTGTTATTCTACGTGAAATGCAAGAAGTCGAAAGTAACTTACAAGAAGTGGTGTTCGATCATTTGCATGCTACCGCATATCAAGGAACCCCATTAGGACAGACCATTCTTGGACCCACAAAGAATATTAA GTGTATTGGAAAACAAGACCTTTGCGACTACATTTCAACTCATTACAAAGCTTCTCGTATTGTGCTCGCTGGTGCCGGCGGTGTTAAGCATGATGATTTAGTAAAATTGGCTCAGGAAAATCTGCGCGGTTTGGAAAATACTTATGATGGCAAACCACCAGTTGTCACACCATGCCGCTTCACCGGCTCTGAAGTCCGTGTTCGTGATGATTCATTGCCCCTCGCACATGTTGCCATTGCTGTGGAAGGTTGTGGCTGGACAGATCAAGATAACATCCCCTTGATGGTAGCTAACACTTTGATTGGGGCTTGGGACCGTTCTCAAGGTGGTGGCGTCAATAATGCTTCGAACTTGGCACGTGCTAGTGCTGAGGACA atttatgTCACAGTTTCCAATCATTTAACACCTGCTACAAGGACACCGGATTGTGGGGTATCTATTTCGTTTGCGACCCATTGCAGTGCGag GATATGCTATTTAATGTCCAAACTGAATGGATGCGTCTCTGCACCATGGTTACTGAGGCCGAAGTCGAACGCGCCAAGAATTTGTTGAAAACCAATATGCTGCTCCAACTTGATGGCACCACTCCTATCTGTGAAGATATTGGTCGTCAAATGCTCTGCTACAACCGCCGCATTCCTTTGCACGAATTAGAGCAACGCATTGACGCTGTAAATGTCAGCAATGTACGTGATGTCgccatgaaatatatttatgacagatgCCCCGCAGTAGCTGCCGTCGGCCCCGTCGAGAACCTGCCTGAATATAACAGAATTCGCTCATCGATGTATTGGTTGAGAGTCTAA
- the LOC126751493 gene encoding cyclin-C, which produces MAGNFWQSSHSQQWILDRQDLIRERQYDLQVLSEDEYQKIFIFFANVIQVLGEQLKLRQQVIATATVYFKRFYARNSLKNIDPLLLAPTCILLASKVEEFGVISNSRLITICQSVIKSKFSYAYTQEFPYRTNHVLECEFYLLENLDCCLIVYQPYRPLLQLVQDMGQEEQLLTLSWRIVNDSLRTDVCLLYPPYQIAIACLQIACVILQKDSMKTWFAELNVDLEKVQEIVRAIVNLYELWKDWKEKDEIQMLLSKIPKPKPAPQR; this is translated from the exons ATGGCTGGAAATTTCTGGCAAAGTTCTCACTCGCAACAGTGGATACTTGATCGGCAGGACCTGATACGCGAAAGACAATATGATCTACAAGTGCTCAGTGAGGATGAATATCagaagatttttattttctttgcaaatgTCATACAAGTACTGGGTGAACAACTGAAACTTCGGCAACAGGTCATTGCTACTGCGACTGTTTACTTTAAACGATTCTACGCTCGAAACTCTCTAAAAAACATAGATCCATTATTACTTGCTCCTACCTGCATATTGCTGGCTTCAAAGGTGGAAGAATTTGGTGTTATTTCAAATTCAAGATTAATCACCATTTGTCAGTCGGTGATTAAATCTAAATTCAGCTACGCCTATACACAAGAGTTTCCCTATCGCACAAATCATGTTTTAGAGTGCGAATTCTatttgcttgaaaatttggATTGCTGTTTAATTGTCTACCAACCTTATCGCCCTCTACTTCAATTGGTACAGGATATGGGACAAGAGGAACAGTTGCTAACTCTAAGCTGGCGTATAGTTAACGATTCTTTGCGGACAGATGTATGCTTGCTATATCCTCCTTACCAG ATTGCAATCGCGTGCTTGCAAATTGCCTGCGTTATCCTGCAAAAAGATTCCATGAAAACATGGTTTGCCGAACTCAACGTAGATTTGGAAAAAGTTCAAGAAATAGTACGAGCAATTGTAAATCTTTACGAACTTTGGAAGGATTGGAAAGAAAAAGATGAAATACAAATGCTATTGAGTAAAATTCCAAAGCCAAAACCAGCGCCCCAACGCTAA
- the LOC126751490 gene encoding GPALPP motifs-containing protein 1 produces the protein MSSDSDSSASSEEHYKQKKNKKLKRKSEKKKHKKKERKEKRHKDKKHYHKEKLRVEPNLPISGLEKKNETLGGSEDAFGPALPPHLLKGDTKTDKALIGPTLPNEFSNFIESVQSKSSEMSEHDNAAASVSDEVDDMNFSYGPVPVNNDSDGLAKMSSTQMELEQRALELKLAAIEGTGNTTDAKVREEWMLELPEVGLKGGLAALSNMKRTFHQGKERPDFSDRSSWTKTPHDETKPSTSTSKSKTTAEALKRSAEAAYEKQRDEEQARLAKKHKKQHKRDESLVEIHQKKLRKEQKKREKELASAGAKPERRPFSRDVDLKLNKIDKNQTKQIVDKAKILNTKFASGKTKYL, from the exons ATGTCCAGCGACTCAGATTCTTCCGCATCATCAGAGGAACATTATAAGcagaagaaaaataagaaactcAAAAGGAAGTCggagaaaaagaagcataagaAAAAGGAAAGGAAGGAGAAGAGACACAAGGACAAGAAGCATTACCACAAGGAAAAACTCCGAGTTGAACCCAATTTACCGATTTCCGGTTTGGAGAAAAAAAATGAGACACTTGGTGGAAGTGAAGATGCCTTCGGCCCGGCCTTACCACCCCATTTACTTAAAGGAGATACAAAAACTGACAAAGCATTAATAGGCCCCACATTGCCaaatgaattttcaaatttcattgagAGCGTACAAAGCAAGTCTTCCGAAATGTCTGAGCACGATAACGCGGCTGCTTCAGTTAGTGACGAAGTGGATGACATGAATTTCTCATATGGTCCTGTGCCTGTAAACAATGACTCTGATGGGTTAGCAAAAATGAGTTCAACACAAATGGAATTGGAGCAACGGGCATTGGAACTCAAATTGGCAGCCATTGAAGGAACTGGTAATACGACGGACGCAAAAGTACGTGAGGAATGGATGTTGGAATTGCCAGAAGTTGGGCTAAAGGGCGGCTTAGCAGCGCTTTCGAACATGAAGCGAACGTTTCATCAGGGGAAAGAAAGACCGGACTTTAGCGATCG TTCCTCTTGGACAAAAACTCCTCATGATGAAACCAAGCCTTCAACGAGCACATCAAAGTCCAAAACGACGGCTGAGGCATTGAAACGAAGTGCGGAAGCCGCTTATGAAAAGCAACGTGATGAAGAGCAGGCACGTCTTGCAAAGAAGCACAAAAAGCAACACAAGCGAGATGAGTCTTTAGTGGAAATACACCAAAAGAAGTTACGAAAGGAGCAAAAGAAGAGA GAAAAGGAACTGGCCAGTGCAGGAGCTAAGCCCGAACGACGACCATTTAGTCGGGATGTAGatttgaaattaaacaaaatcgacaaaaaccaaaccaaacaGATCGTCGATAAAGCAAAAATACTTAATACCAAGTTCGCTAGTGGGAAAACAAAGTATCTTTGA
- the LOC126751491 gene encoding phosphatidate cytidylyltransferase, mitochondrial encodes MGVFKEILARFPRGGLSYVFAYGSGVKQQVGYEKISKQTNNVIDLIFCVRDPLGWHAENINRQESHYSMLHLLGPRFIMNYQEHLGARVYFNTLVPLPDIDVTIKYGVVSREHLLDDLLNWRYLYLAGRLQKPVRELVPTNGDDEMNEALAKNLISAFQVALLLLPEQFTAYQLFHTISSLSYKGDFRMLFGENKQKVRNIVLAQEKDFLDLYFPVMQNLTDYVAADFNAKEIGSDKTIVLFEQDKSLLARIHHLRNAPSELQRRIVQNSAFRGDYMKIVPHLAESHNLLELVQTSVNDIVWRSSITQSIKNIPSAGLFKSLIYSYRKALKTFS; translated from the coding sequence ATGGGGGTGTTCAAGGAAATTTTGGCGCGATTTCCTCGTGGCGGACTTTCGTATGTTTTCGCATATGGCAGCGGTGTCAAGCAGCAAGTTGGCTATGAAAAAATTTCCAAGCAAACAAATAACGTTATTGACCTGATATTCTGTGTACGTGATCCTCTTGGTTGGCATGCAGAAAATATTAATCGTCAGGAAAGTCACTACTCAATGCTGCACCTATTGGGTCCCCGTTTTATCATGAACTACCAGGAGCATTTAGGAGCTCGTGTATACTTCAACACGTTAGTGCCTTTGCCCGACATTGACGTAACTATTAAATATGGCGTTGTCTCAAGAGAGCACCTACTGGATGATTTATTGAATTGGCGATATTTGTACCTTGCCGGACGTCTTCAAAAGCCTGTAAGGGAATTGGTACCAACGAATGGTGACGACGAAATGAACGAAGCTTTGGCAAAAAACTTAATCAGCGCATTTCAAGTAGCATTACTATTACTACCAGAACAGTTTACTGCCTATCAACTATTCCACACAATTTCTAGTCTTAGTTATAAAGGTGATTTTCGAATGTTATTCGGTGAGAATAAGCAAAAGGTGCGGAATATTGTTCTGGCCCAAGAGAAAGATTTCTTGGATTTATACTTTCCAGTAATGCAAAATTTAACCGACTATGTTGCAGCCGATTTCAATGCTAAAGAAATAGGCTCTGATAAAACCATTGTGCTGTTTGAACAAGACAAATCGCTATTAGCTAGAATACATCATCTACGCAATGCACCCAGTGAATTACAAAGGCGTATTGTGCAAAATTCAGCCTTTAGAGGGGATTATATGAAAATTGTGCCACACTTGGCAGAGTCTCACAATCTCCTCGAGCTGGTCCAAACTTCAGTAAATGACATAGTGTGGCGCAGCAGCATCACTCAGTCAATAAAGAACATCCCCAGTGCAGGTCTCTTTAAATCCCTTATTTATAGCTATCGTAAGGCGCTTAAAACTTTTTCCTAG
- the LOC126751500 gene encoding UDP-N-acetylglucosamine transferase subunit ALG13 homolog translates to MQWKIIYVTVGTTRFDELIEAVTSANVLNVLQRRGCQKLVIQYGHGSPVKNTRNILHDYGITIEQYDFKLEVPRTDILNADLIIGHAGAGTCMDILNHGRAGIIVINEKLMDNHQSELAQQLSDEGYLYYSNIEGLAKTMEFANLADLKPYEKSNNMKSFVRYLNEMLAA, encoded by the coding sequence ATgcaatggaaaataatttatgtcaCAGTGGGCACTACTAGATTCGATGAACTAATAGAGGCAGTGACATCTGCTAACGTTTTGAACGTTCTACAGCGACGAGGATGTCAAAAGTTGGTCATCCAATATGGTCACGGTAGCCCAGTAAAGAATACAAGAAACATTCTTCATGATTATGGTATAACTATAGAACAATATGATTTCAAGCTTGAAGTGCCCAGGACTGATATTTTGAATGCAGACCTCATAATTGGTCACGCTGGAGCAGGAACTTGCATGGACATATTAAATCACGGTCGGGCGGGGATTATTGTTATTAACGAAAAGTTAATGGACAATCACCAAAGTGAACTCGCGCAACAATTGAGTGATGAAGGATACCTATATTATTCCAACATAGAAGGACTTGCTAAAACAATGGAATTTGCTAATTTAGCAGACCTAAAACCATACGAAAAGAGCAATAATATGAAAAGCTTTGTAAGATATTTGAACGAGATGCTGGCAGCATAG